A single genomic interval of Thermodesulforhabdaceae bacterium harbors:
- a CDS encoding ABC transporter ATP-binding protein codes for MSWILEAEGLVKWFGEGTAKTFALRGVNLKVAYGEMLFIVGPSGSGKTTLLSVISGILRPNEGWVKVKDMEIWKLKSSDLAKFRLHNIGFVFQDYHLFPKLTALENVSVPLILKAIPWETAQRRAFECLEIVGLKDKVNLPPYKLSGGEQQRVAIARAIVSEPDILIFDEPTASLDGETGKNIISFVRHNILNEKKAIIVVTHDARIFGFADRILHMEDGLIKNEVNHAS; via the coding sequence ATGAGCTGGATTCTGGAAGCGGAGGGACTGGTTAAGTGGTTCGGCGAGGGCACTGCCAAAACTTTCGCTCTGCGGGGAGTAAATCTAAAGGTGGCCTACGGTGAGATGTTATTCATCGTTGGTCCATCGGGGTCAGGCAAAACAACCCTCCTTAGCGTAATTTCCGGCATTCTCCGACCAAATGAAGGGTGGGTTAAAGTAAAGGACATGGAAATATGGAAACTTAAATCCAGCGATCTCGCAAAATTTAGGCTTCACAATATAGGCTTTGTTTTCCAGGATTATCATCTATTCCCCAAGTTAACCGCTCTGGAAAATGTCAGCGTTCCGCTTATCCTGAAAGCCATTCCATGGGAAACCGCTCAAAGAAGAGCCTTCGAATGTCTTGAAATAGTTGGGCTTAAAGATAAAGTCAACCTGCCACCTTATAAACTCAGTGGAGGAGAACAGCAACGAGTCGCCATTGCCAGAGCCATCGTCTCAGAGCCGGACATTTTGATATTCGATGAACCCACAGCATCCCTTGACGGAGAAACAGGAAAAAACATCATTTCCTTCGTTCGGCACAACATCCTGAATGAAAAGAAAGCAATTATCGTGGTAACTCACGATGCGAGAATTTTCGGATTCGCAGACCGTATCCTTCACATGGAGGATGGACTCATAAAAAACGAGGTCAATCATGCGTCCTAA
- a CDS encoding biotin/lipoyl-binding protein, producing the protein MRPKIMIGIAILGILGSIVSAVVYSKKVIPQPPLSTASNPYEKGVYSTGIVESYQSHGINITIMPEVSGRVTQIFVQEGQKVSQGDPLIVIDDSVQRQTVEQLKAQAEAALRTFQRAKAAPRKEELDVAQAQVDQAKANLDDKRAQFEKIQKAYQLNPKSISRDDFDRAKNAYEIAQKAYELSLKQYRLVKAGTWEYDLRTLEAQYLAATKAYEAAAKLLEKYTLRAPSDGIVVRIQASIGSYVSPQGSLDPYTGSYGPVVVMMGNSDYQLQVRCYVDELLVPRLPAPEHITATMFVRGSDIKIPLEYVRIEPYIMPKIQLSNGRRERVDVRVLPVIFKFDKPKDFNVFPGQLVDVYIGEKK; encoded by the coding sequence ATGCGTCCTAAGATTATGATCGGAATTGCCATTCTGGGAATTTTGGGGAGTATCGTAAGTGCTGTGGTTTACAGCAAAAAGGTTATTCCTCAACCTCCACTTTCAACAGCATCAAATCCTTACGAAAAAGGGGTTTATTCAACAGGTATTGTGGAAAGTTATCAATCACACGGAATAAATATTACCATCATGCCGGAAGTATCTGGAAGAGTTACCCAGATTTTCGTTCAAGAAGGGCAGAAAGTGTCTCAAGGGGATCCGCTCATAGTAATTGACGATTCGGTTCAGCGCCAGACTGTGGAACAACTCAAAGCTCAAGCCGAAGCGGCTCTTCGAACCTTTCAGCGCGCAAAAGCCGCCCCCAGAAAGGAAGAACTTGATGTTGCTCAGGCTCAGGTGGATCAAGCAAAGGCAAACCTGGATGATAAACGAGCTCAATTCGAAAAGATCCAGAAGGCTTATCAGCTAAACCCAAAATCTATAAGCCGAGATGACTTCGATCGAGCAAAAAACGCCTACGAAATCGCTCAAAAAGCCTACGAACTGTCTCTTAAGCAATACAGGCTCGTCAAAGCCGGAACCTGGGAATACGACCTTCGCACTCTTGAAGCTCAATATCTAGCTGCTACCAAAGCTTACGAGGCGGCGGCAAAGCTTCTTGAAAAATATACCCTCCGCGCTCCCTCTGATGGAATCGTAGTGCGTATTCAAGCCTCCATAGGATCTTACGTCTCTCCTCAGGGATCACTGGATCCTTACACCGGTTCTTATGGACCCGTTGTGGTTATGATGGGCAATTCTGACTATCAGTTACAGGTAAGATGTTATGTGGATGAACTCCTGGTTCCCAGGCTTCCAGCTCCGGAACATATCACGGCAACCATGTTTGTTCGTGGTTCAGACATAAAAATCCCCCTGGAATATGTGCGCATTGAACCATACATTATGCCAAAGATACAGCTTTCAAATGGGCGAAGAGAAAGAGTTGATGTGCGAGTGCTTCCGGTAATATTCAAGTTTGACAAACCGAAAGATTTCAATGTCTTTCCAGGGCAACTTGTTGATGTCTATATCGGGGAGAAGAAATGA
- a CDS encoding ABC transporter permease, whose translation MNSGLAKIAIKLLISDRAKFFTLVLGVTFAVFLILQMTSLFIGILTRSTSNVLNVGAQVWVMDPTVESDRTIVPLPDYVLSAVRSMPGVAYAFPIYQGSGLVKLPNGAYQNVNIVGLDDQSLFGRPLLIEGNIYDIYSEDAFIVVKDAEYRKLGYPKIGATFEINDHRGVIVGIARSIIPGLFGSPTLYTTYTRATQYLPTTRFTISYVLVTLKDPSLLDSIKQEVAKIGYRALSQAEFVEMIKKYYMFKTGMGINILMMTLISFIVGTSIAGQTFYAFVLENLEKFGALKAIGATNGDLVKTIILQSSFVSFLGFGFGNLICSSYIAFAKLRIPNYAAIITHKNILMTFLVVILITAFSSYIGIRRVIKIEPFDVFRG comes from the coding sequence ATGAATTCAGGTCTTGCTAAAATAGCAATAAAGCTCCTCATAAGCGATCGAGCCAAGTTTTTTACTCTTGTTCTGGGTGTTACCTTCGCCGTCTTTCTTATTCTCCAGATGACTTCTCTTTTTATCGGTATCCTTACCAGAAGCACATCTAACGTGCTAAATGTAGGAGCTCAGGTTTGGGTGATGGATCCTACGGTTGAATCCGACAGAACAATTGTGCCCCTGCCTGATTACGTGCTCAGCGCAGTAAGAAGCATGCCCGGAGTGGCTTACGCCTTTCCAATCTATCAGGGAAGTGGACTCGTTAAACTTCCAAATGGAGCTTATCAAAACGTAAACATCGTGGGGCTTGACGATCAAAGCCTTTTTGGACGCCCTTTGCTTATCGAAGGAAATATATACGATATTTACAGTGAAGATGCTTTCATAGTGGTAAAAGACGCTGAATACAGGAAGCTTGGCTATCCAAAAATAGGAGCAACCTTTGAAATTAACGATCATCGGGGAGTAATTGTTGGCATAGCACGCTCCATTATCCCTGGACTCTTTGGAAGCCCTACTCTTTACACTACCTACACCAGAGCAACCCAATATCTTCCAACCACCAGGTTTACTATCTCCTACGTCCTTGTCACTCTTAAAGATCCATCACTTCTTGATTCAATAAAACAAGAAGTTGCTAAAATCGGCTATCGAGCGCTCTCTCAAGCCGAATTCGTCGAAATGATCAAAAAATACTACATGTTCAAAACCGGCATGGGAATAAACATCCTGATGATGACCCTTATAAGTTTCATCGTTGGAACATCCATTGCGGGACAAACCTTCTATGCGTTTGTGCTTGAGAATTTAGAAAAATTTGGGGCACTCAAAGCAATCGGAGCCACCAACGGCGATCTTGTAAAAACCATTATTCTTCAGTCAAGCTTTGTTAGCTTTCTGGGTTTTGGTTTTGGAAATCTCATCTGTTCTTCTTACATAGCCTTCGCCAAACTCAGGATCCCGAATTACGCTGCTATAATCACGCATAAAAATATTTTGATGACGTTTTTGGTGGTCATACTGATCACAGCTTTCTCTAGCTACATTGGAATAAGGCGGGTCATCAAGATAGAACCCTTTGATGTCTTCCGAGGCTGA
- a CDS encoding universal stress protein encodes MIQIRNILIPVDFSENSQRAVEYGLFMAKVNGAKVYMMHVISQRIVDAIHELSVKGYKGDFVEIMKSVRQDREKDMRSLVASSMADGLEIEFILKEGKPGSEIMETVKEIKPDLIVIGHQGRSALGSFLLGSVAQYVLNHAPCPILVIPSERD; translated from the coding sequence ATGATTCAGATTCGTAACATTTTAATTCCCGTAGATTTTTCAGAAAACTCTCAACGAGCCGTTGAATATGGACTGTTTATGGCTAAGGTTAATGGAGCTAAGGTTTATATGATGCATGTTATAAGTCAGCGCATTGTGGATGCTATTCACGAACTGAGCGTCAAAGGTTACAAGGGAGATTTTGTTGAAATTATGAAGAGCGTGAGACAGGACAGGGAAAAGGATATGCGTAGTCTTGTAGCTTCTTCTATGGCAGATGGGCTGGAAATTGAGTTTATTCTCAAAGAAGGCAAACCAGGAAGTGAGATTATGGAAACTGTCAAAGAAATTAAACCCGATCTTATTGTTATAGGTCATCAGGGACGGTCAGCTCTGGGAAGTTTCCTTCTTGGAAGTGTAGCCCAGTATGTGTTGAATCACGCTCCTTGCCCAATTCTCGTGATTCCGTCTGAAAGGGATTAA
- the cysC gene encoding adenylyl-sulfate kinase — MHSPNTFRHKALVSREDRAKRYGHPSFVLWLTGLSASGKSTIAHLLEKRLFDKGYHTYTFDGDNVRHGLCGDLGFSEADRAENLRRIAEMIKLFLDAGIICLAAFISPLKAHRERVRQIVGPENFIEVYVKCPLEVCESRDVKGLYKKARAGLIPNYTGISAPYEEPENPDIVIETDKLSPAECVELIFNHIKEKLNQNKLK, encoded by the coding sequence ATGCATTCGCCCAACACGTTCCGGCATAAAGCTCTTGTGTCTAGAGAAGATCGCGCGAAACGATATGGTCATCCTAGTTTCGTTTTGTGGCTTACCGGGCTGTCAGCCTCAGGGAAATCTACCATTGCGCATCTATTAGAAAAACGACTTTTCGATAAGGGCTATCACACCTATACTTTTGATGGTGATAATGTAAGACATGGGCTTTGTGGAGATCTTGGATTTTCGGAAGCTGACCGGGCTGAGAATTTAAGGCGTATCGCCGAAATGATAAAGCTTTTTCTTGACGCAGGCATTATTTGTCTTGCGGCTTTCATATCCCCTTTGAAGGCTCACCGCGAAAGAGTAAGGCAAATCGTGGGTCCAGAAAATTTTATTGAAGTCTATGTGAAATGCCCCCTGGAGGTTTGCGAATCAAGGGATGTCAAAGGACTTTATAAAAAAGCCCGTGCAGGGCTCATTCCCAACTACACGGGCATATCCGCACCTTATGAAGAACCGGAAAACCCCGATATTGTGATAGAAACAGATAAACTCTCTCCAGCAGAATGCGTAGAATTAATCTTTAACCACATCAAAGAAAAACTAAACCAAAACAAACTAAAGTAA
- a CDS encoding endonuclease III domain-containing protein, producing MLVKSIDKSQQEAMPVRDDFRSELELIFFRLLDRFGPQGWWPAETEFEVVIGAILTQNTAWSNVERAIDALKKAQVLSIDGIYQCDEENLAELIKPSGFFRQKARRIKHFVHYIMEEWGGSLDAFLNQPVDLLRSQLLELNGIGPETADSIILYAAKKPSFVVDRYTHRIMFRHGYVPERYHYESLRQFFMGALPHDVYMFQEYHALFVRLGKEYCGSNPTCEGCPLEKWAYRTIIQKGASL from the coding sequence ATGTTAGTAAAGTCGATTGACAAATCGCAGCAAGAAGCAATGCCGGTGAGAGATGATTTTAGAAGCGAACTTGAATTGATCTTTTTCCGCCTTCTTGATCGTTTTGGTCCGCAGGGATGGTGGCCAGCCGAAACGGAATTTGAAGTGGTAATTGGGGCGATTCTTACTCAGAATACGGCGTGGAGCAATGTAGAACGAGCCATTGATGCTCTCAAGAAGGCACAGGTTCTTTCCATAGACGGCATTTATCAGTGCGATGAAGAAAATCTTGCAGAGCTTATTAAGCCAAGTGGATTCTTCCGACAGAAAGCCAGGCGAATTAAGCATTTTGTGCATTATATCATGGAAGAATGGGGAGGATCACTGGATGCTTTCCTGAATCAGCCTGTGGATCTGCTTAGATCTCAGCTTCTCGAACTAAACGGTATTGGTCCTGAAACGGCTGATAGTATTATACTTTACGCCGCCAAAAAGCCTTCATTCGTGGTTGACCGATACACTCACAGAATAATGTTTAGACATGGTTATGTTCCTGAACGTTATCACTACGAAAGCCTGAGGCAGTTTTTTATGGGCGCACTTCCCCACGATGTTTATATGTTTCAAGAATATCACGCTCTTTTTGTGCGTCTTGGTAAAGAATACTGTGGTTCAAATCCTACATGCGAAGGGTGTCCTTTAGAAAAATGGGCTTATCGAACCATTATACAGAAAGGAGCAAGCCTATGA
- a CDS encoding efflux transporter outer membrane subunit — MKPERLLVLLVSLGTLAWYLAISGCSAVGPDYSPPRVAIPQKWATPSEGIFDTQREPVNNWWQLFNDPVLSKLIGDTIAGNRDLRKAVARIEEARAQFSYAMGGMYPSVDATGSVTRGKQSESINRLSNARTDYQTALESSWEIDLFGRIRRSVEAAKASFEATQEDYYYVLISTCAETAKNYFLLRATQAQLKAVQKNIESQREILEITKARFQAGLASELDVAQAEEVLALSEARIPPIRNTIDSLIHAIALLTGNYPGELDSLLREERIIELPSQVIPVGIPADLLRRRPDIKAAERNLAAATARVGIATADLYPTFSLTGTIGIEAIGTGDFMKASSSFYGLGPSLRWNIFDAGRIRSNIKAADARVEQALQAYEGTILTAIKEVEDGLVGYREAMAQVELLERSVEASKKVLDLAVSRYISGLVGFQTVLDAQRTLLDQETQLAQTKGNLATAIVNLYRALGGGWVKFG, encoded by the coding sequence ATGAAACCAGAAAGGCTCCTCGTTTTACTGGTGAGTCTTGGAACGCTAGCATGGTATCTTGCGATTTCAGGCTGTAGTGCCGTTGGACCAGATTATTCTCCCCCCAGAGTCGCTATACCACAGAAATGGGCAACCCCATCTGAGGGCATATTTGATACTCAAAGGGAACCTGTAAATAACTGGTGGCAACTCTTCAACGATCCTGTATTGTCAAAGCTCATTGGAGATACCATCGCAGGAAATCGAGATCTTAGAAAAGCCGTTGCCAGGATAGAAGAAGCTAGAGCTCAATTCAGTTACGCCATGGGTGGGATGTATCCATCAGTGGACGCCACAGGATCAGTTACCAGAGGAAAGCAAAGTGAGTCGATAAACCGTTTATCTAATGCTCGAACGGATTACCAGACAGCATTAGAATCCTCCTGGGAGATCGATCTTTTTGGAAGGATAAGGCGATCTGTTGAAGCGGCTAAAGCAAGCTTTGAAGCAACTCAAGAAGACTATTACTACGTTCTCATAAGCACCTGTGCAGAAACAGCGAAAAACTATTTTCTTCTGAGAGCAACTCAGGCTCAACTGAAGGCAGTCCAGAAAAATATCGAATCCCAGCGAGAAATACTGGAGATCACCAAAGCTCGATTTCAAGCCGGTCTTGCTTCGGAGCTCGATGTGGCTCAAGCAGAAGAAGTCCTCGCCCTTTCTGAAGCTCGCATTCCTCCAATCAGAAATACCATTGATTCATTGATTCACGCCATTGCTCTGCTTACGGGTAACTACCCTGGTGAACTTGACAGCTTGCTCAGGGAAGAACGCATCATAGAATTGCCATCACAAGTCATTCCGGTTGGAATCCCGGCTGATCTCCTGAGGCGGCGTCCTGATATTAAAGCGGCGGAACGCAACCTTGCAGCGGCAACTGCCAGAGTCGGAATTGCTACAGCAGATCTTTACCCTACTTTTTCACTCACTGGCACAATTGGAATTGAAGCTATCGGCACCGGGGATTTTATGAAGGCATCGAGCAGTTTCTACGGGCTTGGTCCTTCTCTTAGATGGAACATCTTCGATGCGGGAAGAATCAGAAGCAATATTAAAGCCGCAGATGCGCGAGTCGAACAGGCTTTACAGGCTTATGAGGGAACAATTCTTACGGCGATTAAAGAAGTTGAGGATGGGCTTGTGGGTTATAGAGAAGCAATGGCTCAGGTTGAGCTTCTCGAACGATCTGTGGAAGCATCAAAAAAGGTGCTTGATCTGGCAGTAAGTCGCTACATTAGCGGGCTTGTAGGCTTTCAAACAGTGCTTGATGCTCAGCGAACTCTTCTTGATCAGGAGACTCAACTCGCTCAGACAAAAGGCAACCTCGCCACAGCCATCGTCAATCTTTATCGAGCCTTAGGGGGCGGTTGGGTAAAATTCGGTTGA